TTTGAAATCTGGTtcatttatttgacaaaatcttAATACAACGTGTACACTTATGAATACATAACATCCAAAGCTACATACAAAAACAACTGTTTTATTAGATTCATGTAAAAGgataaaatttacatatcatGAACAATGAGATGAAACATAATATGCAgtaattatgaaaaatttaagTTTAAGATGATGCGATATCTGCTCAACACAGACATCacacatttgaaaatatcaaaatggcaGAGTAAGTTTACTTTCATGGTCCTAAACAAAAtctaaacatcaaaataactttttttatgaaatattcgaAATATTTTACCAGTAAAAATGTCCAAACATATTTGTAGTTTAGTTGTTCATTAAATACAGAGACCGACGACTTCAATAGACAATTGAATCAATTGTCTGACATTAGGTGGCCTAAAAAAAATTACTTGAGAACACTTTGCAAACTTAGCCAATAATGATAATGAGTTTATAAGAGTTTGTTTTCCCCCCGAAGTCCAAATTCTCATCTATCAGTATGCACTTGTCCATTGACTCTGTGTTGTTATGGTTCCGAGCACTTTTTAATGTCGCAGTTGCTTCCCTTTGTATGATTTCCAGCAGCCCACACAGCCATCCATCTTCCATATCATAACACACGTCACATATACCTGGTACACTCTCACACTCCACACATACACTCGCTTTCTTCAACACCGCTAACTCAGATCTTCATACTCTCCTCTTCTGTGTACTAATGTATAACACTGAAATGAAAGAGAATACTTCATTAGAATCATTAGTAAGGCAGGGCGTCCAGTTAACCCTGGATTTAGAACAATTTCTGAAGTCAAATAAATACTCTCAGAAATCTGatggtcaaaacataacaaattgACATATCCTTTGAATACTAAGAGTCAAATCTGATGCTGAGAAGTCAAAACTATACTCTCAAGGATCTACTGGAAGCTTAGAGTAAATACCCCCAGGTACTTATCACAAGTTGACACTAGTATGGTATATGTATGGCGTTGTCTGTCCAGTGTTTACTTGTTTTTTAGGAGATCTCCCTACATTTTTCAACTGATCTCCTTGAAACTTGGTAGACTTGATTATCATGAATGTGTTTTTCACTGAGCAGCATTTTGATTCAACTTTTTTGGctaaagttattgccctttatctcaatatttaaattttgatttgattgtTTTGCataaaagttattgccctttcaCATTTATCACTGTAGATATCCTCACCCTCAGTTTTCAACCAATTTCTTTCAAACTTCATAATAACATCAAATTGTTCTTTCTCAGCATTTTGATTAGACATTCATTTTTGTCACATATCTTGAAAATAATTTGTCAtctatgaaaataataaaatactgcTATTCAATTAACCAACCAATGAACAAATGTTTGTAAGAAAGTTTATGAAGGTAAACCTCATTATGTTACAGTATAGGACAGAAATCATGTTTTCAAACCTCTCTTTTTAAATTACatttgatgtatataatattttttcaatagcAAAACGCCCCGGCTGAAAACTGATTTCTTGTTATTAACTTGCATTCAAATCAAGAAGTTTGTATTTTTCCATTAAAATAAATCAACTAATCATTTCAGACTTACAGAAGATAAGTCTAGgataatatgatatatgtaaacGGTTACATATATAGCTGGATTCTCTATAAAATGTCTCCCATCATTCCCATACAATTATACAAATTCTGGAACAGGAATAACATTGTCTTACTCAGTATTATAAAAAGTTTGATGggtatttaaattcattttagaTCCATCCAGTTCAGATTCTCATTTGCCATTATTCTAACAGGCTTTTCAAGGTCTATCATAATTCATATGACATGTAAACTTTGCAAATTAAGCTAACCATTGTTTCCTCTGATAAAGGCATCGCCATATTTGTTCTTTAGTTGACCATTCACATATTCCTCTGTCTGCTCCAATGCAATGTTCATGTACCCATCCAAACAGGCCAGCACACCTACAAATAAAGCAAATATCTAGTGACCGTTGATTCTCTAACTCACTGATCCATTAAAAGAGCTATTATAGTAAAATTGATAAAGTTTGCATTGTAAATGAagagaaaattgaaaatatattataacCTTATCATGTActgaaaaatacaaatgatatacatgtatgccatatttgacctaataagggcgcctgccctaataagggcgcccctaccttttttcaaggaaataaatcttttactgagtgtcaaaatggtgttcaaaagtaataattcatgtgaaatgttttgctactttatatgtttaattttcttCAGTAAATTAAGTAgctggaacacaagttttcatcacattttgtctattcctacagatgacatgtcagtgcaaagagcacccgaaactaaacacacatacagtacaaataataacttatcatctttatttgaagataaagtaaaagacttcaatcttgttgataaataacttttgttcagaacagaaagctagtaaaagacattgtaaatcaattatttggTCAAAAAAatgatacctgtctataaatagaacacaaaagagttctatttgaacataaatggtggaacacacgtttctcttgtctaaagatcagctggcatggtttacaagtttacaggaatattcaagtgatatTTAAGCTTAgcatatgataatgaatagatatcttcatctggaatatatttatgactgaatattttaccgtttccataGCCTttggtattctgctataaggtggagtctgtttcataaaacttcagaataacgaATCTTAATAAGGgtgcccccactgtcaattacctgcgccctgcgcccttattaggtcaaatacggtatgatatatttttgaagttGTTGTTGACTGACCTACTGGCATCATGGACAGCTTCGAATTCCAGCTGACAAAAATTTCATGAGAATTtagttttcagttttggaaaggTTAGAGGAAGGGGTATTGCTATTGTTCACCTAAAAGTGCATACTAAGAAAATGCCGGATTGGTTAAAGGTCTATATTTATAAGGAGAACACACATGGAGCAggggttgacactaacttaGTTGTCTTGGCAGACCGCTGGGCTGCCAGGTTTTGAAATGAAGCGGCCCGGACTGCCAATGGTGAAACTCTTCCTATAGGGGATTTGGGGGAAGGTCCCTAAAATGCAGTTTCCTGCTGTCTAGTTCATTCTGAGCATAAAAATATTAGATCTTACACAAAcaggttttatataaacagttttgaaaacaaaattattgaagTAAACAAGGACAATTTTAGCTGGACATTATACATTTGGCTGAAAATGTTGGCAGCCCACAGGGCTGCTGGTCTGGAAATTCTGGCGGCCGACCAGATTTGGGCTGCCGGGCTACTTTTAGTGTCGATCCCTGTGGAGACATGAATATGTAACTGAAAATAAACCTTACCTCTGTAGTCCACACCGGAGTTCAGTTTTACTACAACAGGTCGACCAATAATTTGCTTCAAAAATTCACTTGGTGTCTGTTTTCTACTCATTTCTGTAACACAATGGAAAGTCTGATTAAATTAATGATTCAGCTCAACCAGTTTTTTACTgcaatgtttataatataaattataattttgtGTTGCTGAAATAGCTATATTTGTATCAGATCTTGGGTAAATTTAATGCCTGAACTTTGTTTTCTAAGATGATCTTGTGTAATAGTGTAAAATGTGTGAGTTAGTGTAAATTTTCTTAACTCTTATAaattaacaaatgaaatattatatgtGATTCAATCTAGTGGAGTTAACTTGAACATAAAATCTTAAATAgattgtatgtaattataagtGAACTCGGATTTGTGCTAAGTGAAGTCCTTGTAGTCCTAAATGAACTAACTTCCAAAAACTACatgggtacatatatatagcaaTTTGGTTGTATAAGGTTTGTACGACCAAATTTAAGGACCACAAAAAATTGCATACCACGTACAGTATTCCTTGAAGACAACTATTTCTACAGCAAATGATCTCCCCTTGTATTTTGTATACTTGCGTTACATGCTTGAAAATATTGCTCAcacactccccccccccccccccccccccccatcacaGGATTTCTAAATACTTAATAGACTAGCTATAGTTGGCAAgtatatgttacttgttatGTGGaatacacagtaaatatatgAGAAATAAGGGCCTTTTCAATCcaatatacaaacattgtacaataGCAAAGAACCTAATAACATTTTCTTATTTGGCACAGCAAAGAACTGAATACTCCATTAACATAAGAGGCTGCTGTCACCTGATCATGATTTATATAtgacaatatattattttggGATTGCATATAGTGGGAACAAGGAATACAGAGGGAACTCTGGCTACTATAAAACCACACACTTAAAACAATCgaacaattttaattttacacaaacaaaatataatcagacctatatatacatgcatcAGGGTTTGCGTTGAAGCCATCCCAATAGCCTATTGAAGCATAGAAAATTGAAAGGACCCCATTTTTTCTTGAAGCTCCATTCAAGTTATTCACAGGGACCCCATTTTATCTGAAAAGGACCCCATTTATGAAATGCCCAGAGCAAACCCTGCACATTGTCATGATCATTCACATTGGACctcaaaattataaatttaataTGAAGTTTAATCAATGTATAATGGGACTAATGAACttgttttcttgaaaattatttgaaatcgaATAATACACTACCCACAAAATGTAGAAAAAGCTACAGATGAGgataaatatacagaaaatgtaCTGTTACAGTACCCATTAGCCTAAACTAGGCCTATTTACATTAGGTCCCGGTTGTTTGGGTGCATGTTTTTTGTTGCCGAGTCTATACAGTTTTTTCATCTACTAATTGCATGTCTCTTGTGGCAGATATTCAACAGGGTAGGCTATATCATTTGAAAACCGTTTACCTTCAGCCTACGAATTCAACATGCGAATATTGGAATACTTACTGCCGGTCGAAAGATGCACGAAAAATAGAATGAAATATCGCGAGATTTACGATTTCTTGGTAAGGCTGAAAGAATCATCACGT
The sequence above is drawn from the Pecten maximus chromosome 9, xPecMax1.1, whole genome shotgun sequence genome and encodes:
- the LOC117334695 gene encoding U6 snRNA-associated Sm-like protein LSm6, whose product is MSRKQTPSEFLKQIIGRPVVVKLNSGVDYRGVLACLDGYMNIALEQTEEYVNGQLKNKYGDAFIRGNNVLYISTQKRRV